The following are from one region of the Cervus canadensis isolate Bull #8, Minnesota chromosome 23, ASM1932006v1, whole genome shotgun sequence genome:
- the TYMS gene encoding thymidylate synthase, with protein sequence MPAAGSEPPRPPSPPAAQEQGAEPRPRPPHGELQYLGQIEHILRCGFRKDDRTGTGTLSVFGMQARYNLRDEFPLLTTKRVFWKGVLEELLWFIKGSTNAKELSSKGVKIWDANGSRDFLDSLGFSNRAEGDLGPVYGFQWRHFGAEYKDMDSDYSGQGVDQLQKVIDTIKTNPNDRRIILCAWNPKDLPLMALPPCHALCQFYVVNGELSCQLYQRSGDMGLGVPFNIASYALLTYMIAHITDLKPGDFVHTLGDAHVYLNHIEPLKTQLQREPRPFPKLKILRKVEKIDDFKAEDFQIEGYNPHPTIKMEMAV encoded by the exons ATGCCAGCCGCCGGCTCCGAGCCGCCACGCCCGCCGTCGCCGCCCGCCGCGCAGGAGCAGGGCGCCGAGCCGCGGCCGCGGCCGCCGCACGGGGAGCTGCAGTACCTGGGGCAGATCGAGCACATCCTTCGCTGCGGTTTCCGGAAGGATGACCGCACCGGCACCGGCACCCTGTCGGTGTTCGGGATGCAGGCGCGGTACAACCTGAGAG atgaATTTCCTCTGCTGACAACCAAACGTGTTTTCTGGAAAGGTGTTTTGGAGGAGTTGCTGTGGTTTATCAAG GGATCCACCAACGCTAAGGAACTGTCTTCCAAGGGAGTGAAAATTTGGGATGCCAACGGGTCTCGAGACTTCCTTGACAGCCTGGGCTTCTCCAACAGAGCTGAAGGGGATTTAGGCCCAGTTTATGGCTTCCAGTGGAGGCATTTTGGGGCTGAATACAAAGATATGGATTCag ATTATTCAGGTCAAGGAGTAGATCAACTGCAAAAAGTGATCGACACAATCAAAACCAACCCTAACGACAGAAGAATCATCCTGTGTGCTTGGAATCCAAAAG ATCTCCCTCTCATGGCCCTCCCCCCGTGCCACGCCCTCTGTCAGTTTTACGTGGTGAATGGGGAGCTGTCCTGCCAGTTGTACCAACGGTCAGGAGACATGGGCCTGGGTGTGCCCTTCAACATCGCCAGCTATGCCCTGCTCACCTACATGATCGCACACATCACGGACCTGAAG CCAGGTGACTTTGTACACACTCTGGGAGATGCACACGTTTACCTGAATCACATCGAGCCGCTGAAAACTCAG CTTCAGCGAGAACCAAGGCCTTTCCCCAAGCTCAAAATCCTTCGAAAAGTTGAGAAAATTGATGACTTCAAGGCTGAAGACTTTCAGATTGAAGGCTACAATCCTCACCCGACTATTAAAATGGAAATGGCTGTCTAG
- the ENOSF1 gene encoding mitochondrial enolase superfamily member 1 isoform X2: protein MRKMDSRAMESPSLWEEALKLIGPEKGVVHLATAAVLNAVWDLWAKQEGKPLWKLLVDMDPRTLVSCIDFRYITDVLTEEEACEILRQSQVGKKEREEQMLAHGYPAYTTSCAWLGYPDATLKQLCSEALKDGWTRFKVKVGADLQDDIRRCRLIRNMIGPEKTLMMDANQRWDVPEAVQWMTKLAEFKPLWIEEPTSPDDILGHATISKALAPLGIGVATGEQCHNRVIFKQLLQAKALKFLQIDSCRLGSVNENLSVLLMAKKFEIPVCPHAGGVGLCELVQHLIMFDFISVSASLQDRMCEYVDHLHEHFKYPVLIRKASYMPPKDAGYSTEMKEDSVKRHRYPDGEVWKKLLTAQGN from the exons ATCGGTCCTGAGAAGGGTGTGGTGCATCTGGCCACGGCGGCCGTGCTCAACGCCGTGTGGGACCTATGGGCCAAGCAGGAGGGGAAG cCTCTGTGGAAGTTACTTGTTGACATG GACCCCCGGACGCTGGTGTCCTGCATCGATTTCAGGTACATCACTGACGTCCTGACGGAGGAGGAGGCCTGCG aaattcTGCGGCAAAGTCAAGTCGGGAAAAAAGAGCGAG AGGAGCAAATGCTGGCACATGGCTACCCCGCCTACACCACGTCATGCGCCTGGCTGGGCTACCCTGATGCCACGCTGAAGCAG CTCTGCAGCGAGGCACTGAAGGACGGCTGGACCAG GTTTAAGGTAAAAGTTGGTGCCGATCTCCAGGATGACATCCGTAGATGCCGACTCATCAGAAACATGATTGGACCTGAGAAGACACTG ATGATGGACGCCAACCAGCGCTGGGACGTGCCCGAGGCCGTGCAGTGGATGACAAAGCTGGCCGAGTTCAAGCCGCTGTGGATTGAGGAGCCCACCTCCCCTGACGACATTCTGGGACACGCCACCATTTCCAAG GCGCTGGCCCCCCTGGGCATCGGCGTGGCCACAGGAGAACAG TGCCACAACAGAGTGATATTTAAGCAACTCCTGCAGGCGAAAGCCCTGAAGTTTCTGCAGATCGACAGCTGCAGGCTGGGAAGTGTCAACGAGAACCTCTCGGTGTTGCTGATGGCCAAGAAGTTTGAAA TTCCTGTGTGCCCGCACGCGGGGGGAGTCGGCCTCTGTGAACTGGTGCAGCATCTGATCATGTTTGACTTCATCTCTGTCTCTGCAAGCCTCCAAGACAG GATGTGTGAATACGTCGACCACCTGCATGAGCATTTCAAGTATCCTGTGTTGATTAGGAAGGCTTCCTACATGCCTCCAAAG GATGCTGGCTATTCAACAGAAATGAAGGAGGACTCGGTAAAGAGACACCGCTATCCAGATGGTGAAGTCTGGAAGAAGCTCCTAACTGCTCAAGGGAATTAA